Genomic DNA from Betta splendens chromosome 10, fBetSpl5.4, whole genome shotgun sequence:
TGGAGCCTTAAtccagcgccttagaccgctcggccacgCTACCTCATGCTAAGTCTCGACTTAAAAAGGTTTGTAAATTTTACCTTACCACGTCATCGGTGTAGAAGTTATATATTATGTTTAGCGTCACTTGATAAAAAAGCCTTATTCACAAACCCTCACTGGTTATTTCAAAAGCTCTTCCCTAAAGTCACTATCAATGCTTTCCCATTGTATCACAAGGAGTTTCTTTCTGGACTCTTATCATTCAACAAGGTCTTAAGATAACTTTATCAGCTATTTACATTTACTAGAATATTGTATGAATATATTAAACCATCCTCACATGAAGCATTGcctaaataaactaaatattacaactaaataaaataaatattataacaCTAACACAACACAATTATAAACACTCCCTTTCATTTACTGAACAAtttggggcccgtttcaagaaggaggtttaacaaactcttaaaacgaaactctgagttgatctactctgagtttgcaaacctggagttttcggttgcagaacagctgaaaagagttggtttaagcaactctgagttgtgtgactcagagttaagcgcgtgcaccgcgacgatacaaagccctgatcaatggagtgaagatattacgagtcaccatggcaacaggacaacaaaagacgtccggaaatggatatgatacgccaagcatatagcgactacgagtctataatccatagaaaaagcaacacggctgcagcggcgaaagagaaagaattagcttggaagaaaatagctgctcgagtcaatgcgtaagtttacattttaatcatacagtgttcagcgtaactaaatacttaataattttagtattgttgttatttttcactcgtaaagtaaggactttttcactcatctaaggcgttacttcagtaattgcaaataccgatgtttgtatgaattaaaagtgcagtgttatgtctatgcatttttaaaattcctgttgtggttgatgtgggatttgtaaagtaatgataattcaataatccattgcattttatggagagcaattattacattaatctaattaggtttttaaaagttacccaaaacacgtaataatataagaaattaatttcagtttttatgtaggcgcaatcctgcagacatagaagaacgtggctaaaaatgaaatgtaaaaacataattcaaacaggtataaggcaccatcatatcatgggtgtagactacctgactttacaatatttgacatattaaataactaaatagcatgcagagtatagcagtgtagcagcattttcaacatggctgtaatgttttcacacagttaaacatttgacttctactcagccaacagaaagtaggcagaggctagaacaactggtggaggacctgcactgacgcatgcagaggagaagggcctCACCCTGAACACTGgagagaggctgaggctgaaggaattcatcagaacccgtcactccccaggatacaagtgcatgtgtaaaatgtaagaagTCTACctatatttttgattttttacataggctacttttgatatatccatttcttagtttcttttacttttcttagagtctgggttgggttctttgttggtcttaacagattctgatggtaatatatgaatcctcctgtcacaacagaaacccaggatgttgtaagtatactactaaataaagcttaaattattataagcagtattataaagtgtaatattaatacagtttatacacatcacatgatttctgatgtttgtatTGCGTAgcttaaaggatgtaacttgatctccaagtatagtgactttattatctcccctctgccccagagtgtggaagaacagcaggaggaggtcagtcacattctgctgcacagatgcacatagttcagtgatgttcagtaaatgccagagttcaattctgtaagagtaatgaggaacatgtcatttcaagatgtcatgtaactatgaatcttctgtattttaagttaccggttattgagttgtataaactaaatctcaaggaaatgttatacttgtaccacaagattgaaaagccagatctagaaattgaaattcccaaacacaagctggagatgagtgtatagttaaaggtgaattgtatgaattattggaagaatcataaaatctaacaattgcctttgtatttgtaggaaatgaaaaaaaaaacaaataaattatgatttacatctattcagtttcttttattggtggtggtggtgatggttgattaagacattaaagcaaatctgtccatccactctgcagattactgtaatggaaggagtctcctcagggtcttgtatttgtagggcagggtgttgctcctgtctaataattgcaataatgtggagaacaacacatgtcacattaatgtcacaggcctctcaggtgtttccctggggtgacgtaggcactgaagacgtgctttcaacaggcctatggtcatttccacccaggctcttgttctgcagtgacaaaGCGCTGCTGGAGGCCTGCTTGAGGTTCTGGGTGaagggtcagtagtgtgggctggcattaacccctatctccagcagaaagccgtcaatctctcctagaagaaagttcacattactttagtgctgcatagaagtgttcctgtgagtgtgagtgcatgcattgaaataagtgtataggacatacatgtacttaccacagtgcaggctgttatttagggttgactcacgatatattcatgagttcacgtttatgatatgtgcagcatcacatatgatcttggtgatgtaaacaatgtaatgtcagttacagtgaccattagaaagagtagtcagtgaacctgcacatttatcagtttatttcagatcacagcaagatattattaactgatcatcatttttcagattagcctcaatgaaacaaattaattaccacatacctgtaatcctgtgaaactcctctttaatggctttaaggagtttgtgtcaaggaaagcgcttgaggtcgaactattctacatacagtggcttcactaacgtgctcagcatctccaatgttataaagaaaactaccgtttgcaaaaaaaaaaacgtaacgcaacacaaagaatctgttcggatgtaaaagcactgtcacgatgggtgatgtgtttgacgtatgggtgaataagattattaatatatgtatggagtctcgagaaaaacgttaccgctcaaataaatatgcacggcgatatgacagaaaattaactcgtggcgtcaaaatcctctcgcggcgtaattcaatgccgtgtgaattaacacagcgtcctcatctacaggatcctctagaaacggacattttggtctctgcgcgaaggaaacaggtgaaatctatgaatgaactgaacgactaaacgaggtatttaaacactgttcactttaaaaaggggcggagaccgaaggaaaccctgggtttcccgaataaaacctgctcgcgaccaggttaggttcacagagtcagttgccatagtaactgactctgggtttcggttacctcgcttcttgaaacgggcttaaacttaccccgctttacgggtttaagtaaccccgctttctgaaaccgaaaactctgagttttcctcatttcggggttaacaaactcagagtttccacaaaacctccttcttgaaacgggccccaggacATCTTTAGATCCTAACCCGATGTAATGACATAACCACTTTAAAATCTATTATAACACATCAGATAGCCAATTTACaatatttattgatttaacaGTAGTTCACAAGATACAAATGATTCAAAGCAGAGCAGTGtccatttaataaaacatttctggaaagtgacaataaaaacaaacaaatctacaGAAATACTAACCATAGATAAATGACAGTAAACTGTACAATACAAAAAGTAGGTATGCCCATCATAAAATGTGCCAAAATATTGGCAGTTGGAAGCCCGTTCCAGTGAACAGATTACAGCCAAGAATGTTGTGTGAAGGACAGAACAGGGTAAGAAGGTTGGCCAGCTGGAATTAGGATTTCTTGCTGGGGCAGCTGGGCGGCAGAAGACGGTGAGAGTTGGCTCGCACCCATGGGTGATCGATGACCATCTGTAGTGAGAGGCGATCAGTGGGGTTGTGGCGAAGTAGCTTGGAGATAAGGTCCCTTGCACCATCTGAGACACATCTGGGGAACTGCAGATCCACCTGAAAACATCACGATTACATTTAACCCACCACTCAGTAACAACTTTGAATATTGCACAAGTCTAGAAATATGCACAATAAAAAAGTAGTGACTACCCAAAGAAAAACAGCCAACCTTTGTAATTCTTTTATAGGTGTCTGTATGGCAGGCAGTTTCAAAAGGTGGGTTTCCAACTAAGCATTCATAGCAGAGGACCCCAATGCACCACAGGTCCACTTTCTCACTGTGGGTGTGTCCCTGAACCATCTCTGGGGGGAGGTAGTCAAGTGTACCACACATTGTGCGGCGTCTGGataatttgaaaataaaaagttgAGCAGGGAGGCAACAATATATCTCATATGTAAAGTCACCATAAAATGTTGTGTGTGGAACTCAGCATAGTAATCAGTTCACTCACCTTAGCGAAGGAGCATGGACTGACCAACCAAAGTCAGCAATTTTGAGTTCTCCACGATAACCCAGAAGGAGATTCTCTGGCTTGATGTCACGATGAATGACTTTTTTCTCGTGGCAATACAATAATGCATCAGATATCTCCTCCATGTACTGCAA
This window encodes:
- the aurkb gene encoding aurora kinase B, with the protein product MQNKENYEPRSFLRPFATPSMVAGPQRVQVKPRTETDTNVITGPGRECVSASSSAPKKISIDDFDIGRPLGKGKFGNVYLARVKKLQAIVALKVMFKSQIEKESVEHQLRREIEIQAHLKHPNILRFFNYFHDRKRVFLVLEYAPRGEMYKELQRCGRFDDQRTATYMEEISDALLYCHEKKVIHRDIKPENLLLGYRGELKIADFGWSVHAPSLRRRTMCGTLDYLPPEMVQGHTHSEKVDLWCIGVLCYECLVGNPPFETACHTDTYKRITKVDLQFPRCVSDGARDLISKLLRHNPTDRLSLQMVIDHPWVRANSHRLLPPSCPSKKS